The following proteins are encoded in a genomic region of Lytechinus variegatus isolate NC3 chromosome 7, Lvar_3.0, whole genome shotgun sequence:
- the LOC121418683 gene encoding transforming growth factor-beta-induced protein ig-h3-like: MQSVVAFLAVLVGVAVAVNPTPKPASSDDIKQKNREISSTEYLRKMLEKPSSKLFFSPIDVSTHDDVLDLLEILGLGEASKIVEQVNMRQMLRDEQLASVTLCLPNDEAVLKWRSELSDKLKPDQASLKQLVRAWVIPGTIRSTDVVNNQKVQSLNGAKLRFNVNQVTKMVTVNGAKIVKADNIASNGFVQVVDKVIYPLPVGNVIDTLDDNEAFSTIFALLKRADLVDLAVSDPVTVLVPTNAAFDALPSGALSNLLRNVTKLRNILKNHVISDVRYSASLSSGQRLRTSQGSEISVTIENGKIILNKERDPSKASQVIKADIPTTNGVIHVIDRVIVPSQEHYVL; the protein is encoded by the exons ATGCAGTCTGTTGTCGCCTTTCTAGCCGTCTTGGTCGGGGTAGCCGTTGCCGTCAACCCGACTCCGAAACCGGCGTCGTCGGACGATATCAAGCAGAAGAACCGAGAGATCTCGTCCACCGAGTACCTGAGGAAGATGTTGGAGAAGCCCTCTTCAAAGTTGTTCTTCAGTCCCATTGATGTGTCCACCCATGACGACGTCCTCGACTTGTTGGAAATCCTGGGGCTCGGTGAGGCATCCAAGATCGTAGAGCAGGTTAACATGAGGCAGATGCTCAGGGACGAACAACttg CGTCCGTCACGCTATGCCTGCCCAATGACGAGGCTGTCCTAAAATGGAGGAGTGAACTTTCTGACAAGCTGAAACCAGACCAGGCTTCTCTGAAGCAACTTGTCAGGGCGTGGGTGATTCCAGGAACGATCAGATCTACGGATGTCGTCAACAACCAGAAGGTCCAAAGCTTAAACGGCGCCAAACTTCGATTCAATGTTAACCAGGTCACGAAG ATGGTCACCGTAAATGGAGCTAAAATCGTTAAAGCCGATAATATAGCGAGCAATGGATTCGTTCAAGTAGTCGACAAGGTAATCTATCCACTTCCGGTCGGTAACGTCATTGATACCCTGGATGACAACGAGGCCTTCTCCACCATCTTCGCTCTCCTGAAACGTGCTGACCTCGTTGATCTTGCAG TATCGGATCCAGTCACCGTTCTTGTGCCAACAAATGCCGCCTTCGATGCTCTTCCATCTGGAGCCCTGTCGAACCTCCTGAGAAACGTGACTAAACTACGGAATATTCTAAAGAACCACGTGATCTCTGACGTCAGATACTCTGCCTCACTGTCATCGGGGCAAAGGCTTCGAACCTCTCAAGGAAGCGAGATCTCGGTCACCATTGAAAACG GAAAAATCATCCTGAACAAAGAAAGAGACCCGTCTAAAGCAAGCCAGGTAATCAAAGCCGACATCCCGACCACCAACGGAGTCATTCACGTCATCGATCGGGTCATCGTTCCATCTCAAGAACATTACGTCCTCTAA